The Ktedonobacterales bacterium genomic interval GAACCAATATCGCGGCTTCCTGGCTCTTGATGAACGGTATAGCCGCGCTGGGTATCCCGGCGCTGGGCGTCATTGGCTCGGCTTGCGGAGCCGCCGCAGGCTGGACTATGGGCGCGGCCCTGGCCCTGTTCTTCTTGAGCCGCCAGCATCCGATCAGCCCAAAACTCACTCGCCAGGCATTGAAGCCTGATCGCTGCATCATGTGGCGCGTCTTGCGGATAGGGCTGCCCTCAGCAGCCGAATTGTTTGTGCTTCAGTTTGGGGTAGTCACATTTAGCCGATTGGTTGTTGACCTGGGTTCCACAACCTATGCTGCCAATCTGACCATCAATACCATCGAAAGCATCGGCAACTTGCCGGGGCTGGGCTTTGCTGTCGCCGCCACGACATTAGTCGGCCAGGCACTGGGGGCAAAAGACCCCGACCTGGCAAGGCGCTCGGCCTGGGCAGCCCTACGTCCTTGCTTCCTGTTTATGCTTGGCATGGGCATATGCGCCCTGGTGCTGCCGCAGATGCTGCTCAGCCTGTTTGTCGCTGATAACGGTGTGGTGCAGGCTGGGATTCCGGCTTTGCGCTTTTCGCTGCTGACGTTGCCGGCGCTGGCAATCAGCTTTATCTGCAACGGTTCCTTGCGCGGCGCGGGCGACACCAAATTCCCCGTCGTCGTGCGGGCAGCAGGCACCTGGGGCGTGCGCGTACCAATCGCCCTGCTCTTAATTCCCTGGCTGGGCCTCATTGGGGCACGCCTGGCAATGGCGGCGGATTTCTGGGTCCAGGCGTCGCTGTCTTGCTGGCGCTTCCGTAGTGGTCGCTGGCGCAAAGCCCACGTCTAGCCGCGCAGCAGCACCTCTGGGCGGGCGCAGACAGCGCAAGGCGCCCTATTGGCCTCTGTCCGCGCCTGCATCTCCCACAGACTTCTGGCGGCGAGCGCGCACAGCAGCGCCTTGCTTGAGCAGACTGCGCCCCAACGTGATACCGCTATAGATAAGCGGTGAGTAAACATAATCAAACGACTCGATATAACGAATCATCTTACCGCCCCAGCCACGCTTGAAACGGTACACGCCCGCCAGCGGATCGTTCGGGTCTTCGCTCTCGGCAACACCCCAGAGGTCATAGAGGGTTGCCCCCTGCGCTTTCGCCCAGCGCATCGCCTCCCACTGAAGCAGATGATTAGGCATCAGGCTCCGGCCCTCATTGCTCGAAGCGCCATAGAGGTAGATGCTCTCGCGCCCCACGAGCGTCACAAAGATACCTGCCAGCAGCTTTCCTTCATGCTCAGCAAGCAAAAGCCTGGCCTGCTCCCCAAAAGTTTTCCAGGCATACTCATAGTAGTCGAACGTATGGACGCCGAAGCGATCACGCTGGCCGGTGACTTGCAGCAGCGCATACCACCGCCGAACATCGCCCACGCTGGTGGCTACACGAACAGTCACGCCCTTGCGCGCGGCCAACCCCGCATTATAGCGCCACTTCGGTTTCTGGTGCAGGGCGATGGTCCGTTCATCAGGCGTCAGGTCAACAGCGATAGTGCGGCGCGGCTGAATGCTATCTTCCACCGGGCGAAACCCCAGCGCCCGAAGCTGCCGGGCAACGCCGACACCCTCAGCAGCCCTGTACACGTCCGCAAAAGTGTCTCCGGGGTCGGCGCCATCGGCGTCCCGCTGCGCCGACTTCCCCTTATCCTCCACGCTGTCGGCGTCGGGCAGGCTGATATATTCGGGAAGATCAGGATCAACACGCAGCAGCGCAGCATGCCGGGCGCGCAAGAGCGGATGCAGCTCCTGAAAGAAACGCTGGCAGAGGGCCGTATCGGACCAATCCAGCACCGGCCCTTTAGGAATATATGCAACAGAGAGCGGAGTGAACGGGATAGAGCGGAATAAAATCTGCGCGCCCGCCAGAACC includes:
- a CDS encoding MATE family efflux transporter, with product MFSDRFSPARMMTRPFLSASFLMRSLVSARSFGGTGLVAPRPRADLSKTGVNALPAELVSSSQKSANDRALLRRRVWTLALPAVGEQLLALFVGLSDTFLTGHLSPSAVQQLGYGRADAVSAVGVGVTTVWVVLTLFFAVGVGATALVARAVGAKDQALSSKGTGQALLLGLLAGALLAALALPMVHAITDLMGVQGDVADLSAAFLCIFSLGLPAVGVTYAANASMRGSGDTRRPLIVMALVNGTNIAASWLLMNGIAALGIPALGVIGSACGAAAGWTMGAALALFFLSRQHPISPKLTRQALKPDRCIMWRVLRIGLPSAAELFVLQFGVVTFSRLVVDLGSTTYAANLTINTIESIGNLPGLGFAVAATTLVGQALGAKDPDLARRSAWAALRPCFLFMLGMGICALVLPQMLLSLFVADNGVVQAGIPALRFSLLTLPALAISFICNGSLRGAGDTKFPVVVRAAGTWGVRVPIALLLIPWLGLIGARLAMAADFWVQASLSCWRFRSGRWRKAHV
- a CDS encoding peptidoglycan bridge formation glycyltransferase FemA/FemB family protein, with product MEQPTTTQLTNPLDRDTTKIQLSLLEADQRAFWDSFVAAATHGHVLQSWGWGELKAAFGWRVVRVALWDSDRRQVLAGAQILFRSIPFTPLSVAYIPKGPVLDWSDTALCQRFFQELHPLLRARHAALLRVDPDLPEYISLPDADSVEDKGKSAQRDADGADPGDTFADVYRAAEGVGVARQLRALGFRPVEDSIQPRRTIAVDLTPDERTIALHQKPKWRYNAGLAARKGVTVRVATSVGDVRRWYALLQVTGQRDRFGVHTFDYYEYAWKTFGEQARLLLAEHEGKLLAGIFVTLVGRESIYLYGASSNEGRSLMPNHLLQWEAMRWAKAQGATLYDLWGVAESEDPNDPLAGVYRFKRGWGGKMIRYIESFDYVYSPLIYSGITLGRSLLKQGAAVRARRQKSVGDAGADRGQ